One region of Aminivibrio sp. genomic DNA includes:
- a CDS encoding MalY/PatB family protein codes for MSRYDFDSVIERRGTICAKWDGMEPIFGSGDLLPMWVADMDFKAPPEVVEVLRERVDHGIFGYTRRFDPYRQAIAGWFERRHGWKPDTEWIRHAPGVVPALAAAILAFTQPGDGVLVQPPVYYPFFATITGRGRRVVENPLVFTGSRFEMDFADLEKKLDDSSVKLVFLCSPHNPCGRVWTREELKRFAHICASHGVIVISDEIHCDILFGGARHVPLADVSDAIRGLSVTTVAPSKTFNIAGLSTAAVIIPSKRLRDNYQSVIDFLHIDGGNVFGTLALEAAYTKGDAWLDELLLYLEGSLDFIEEFLAERLPGIRLIRPEGTYIPLLDCRSLNLTGPELQNLLVEKGGVALDGGHWFGTGGTGFARINIATPRVLLREGMERIERAVRSLGKLPAKDSRPFQA; via the coding sequence ATGAGCCGCTACGATTTTGATTCTGTCATTGAACGGCGAGGCACTATCTGTGCAAAGTGGGACGGAATGGAGCCCATCTTTGGCTCCGGCGATCTTCTCCCCATGTGGGTTGCAGACATGGACTTCAAGGCCCCGCCGGAGGTCGTCGAGGTCCTCCGGGAACGGGTGGACCACGGTATTTTCGGCTATACCCGCCGGTTCGACCCATACCGCCAGGCCATTGCGGGATGGTTCGAGCGAAGGCACGGCTGGAAACCCGACACCGAATGGATCCGACACGCCCCCGGCGTGGTCCCCGCCCTGGCCGCCGCCATCCTCGCCTTCACCCAACCAGGGGACGGCGTGCTCGTCCAGCCGCCGGTCTATTACCCCTTCTTCGCCACTATCACCGGACGGGGACGCAGAGTGGTGGAAAACCCGCTCGTTTTTACCGGCAGCCGGTTTGAGATGGACTTCGCAGACCTGGAGAAAAAGCTGGACGACTCGTCAGTGAAGCTCGTCTTCCTGTGTTCGCCCCACAATCCCTGCGGGCGGGTCTGGACCAGGGAGGAACTGAAAAGGTTCGCCCATATCTGCGCCTCCCATGGAGTCATCGTCATTTCCGACGAAATCCACTGCGACATCCTCTTCGGGGGAGCCCGCCACGTCCCCCTTGCCGATGTTTCAGATGCCATTCGGGGCCTTTCCGTTACCACCGTGGCCCCCAGCAAGACCTTCAACATTGCGGGACTCAGCACCGCAGCGGTCATCATCCCTTCAAAACGGCTCCGGGACAATTACCAGTCCGTCATTGACTTCCTCCACATCGACGGGGGCAATGTCTTCGGGACTCTCGCCCTGGAAGCGGCCTACACGAAGGGGGACGCATGGCTGGACGAACTGCTCCTCTACCTTGAGGGCAGCCTCGACTTCATCGAAGAATTTCTCGCCGAAAGGCTCCCCGGGATCCGTCTCATCCGGCCGGAGGGAACCTACATTCCTCTCCTGGACTGCCGCTCCCTGAACCTAACGGGGCCGGAACTGCAGAACCTCCTCGTGGAAAAGGGCGGCGTCGCCCTGGATGGGGGACACTGGTTCGGCACCGGCGGAACAGGTTTTGCCCGCATCAACATCGCCACGCCGAGGGTGCTGCTGAGGGAAGGAATGGAACGGATCGAAAGGGCCGTCAGAAGCCTGGGGAAGTTACCGGCAAAAGACAGCAGGCCTTTCCAGGCCTGA